A single Deltaproteobacteria bacterium DNA region contains:
- a CDS encoding CHASE2 domain-containing protein — MDLHRKLTAILSADVQGYSRLMGDDEEATVRTITAYRQVMRVLIRNHRGRVVDSPGDNLMAEFASAVDAIQCATEIQTALAAKNAELPEHRRMVFRIGINIGDVIIEGAEIYGDGVNIAARLESLADPGGICISGTAYDQVRRKLGLAYDFMGEQQVKNITEPVRAYRVLWREEDVQKWVRTGSRVPRAESVRKGVNNRWVKRMVITSFLMVVLMPLANHLNLNVLTKIWQCRLALIPNSMDVTVVTMEENENKEMHMAAGEDPPPSFARDPKLWRRYHARAIRNLYEMGAAAVGFDFWFSPPYDDATREASREFIKGLEWAKQKKFPIIVGQFQNIQDPEIYKRASWGYISVYRDITWIHEVMYLLSWDRLDISGSRVEKASFFVQVLARKLGLDPRIENGSVRLIGKPIPGRLWLAFSKTPFDRVPYHEVYNGTADKTRLDGRIVLIGLSLTDTDYFMVPYSPTDFTPNDSGDPYGMPGVFLFAHAINQIVNGYYPIEINDEWSWPTDAKRFSLLNLESLLFLLLETIITCVFLSLVYVLADRKENWKLTHGAMGLAAMFLIIGLAVTPVLFGLANFLCASILFIIICMRIKPVQSGR, encoded by the coding sequence ATGGACCTTCATCGTAAACTTACCGCCATTTTGAGTGCTGATGTGCAGGGGTACAGCCGTCTCATGGGGGATGATGAAGAGGCTACCGTAAGGACTATTACGGCCTATCGTCAGGTGATGCGCGTCCTGATACGGAATCACCGGGGTCGGGTGGTAGACTCTCCGGGCGACAATCTGATGGCCGAATTCGCCAGCGCGGTCGATGCGATACAATGCGCGACGGAGATCCAGACGGCCCTGGCCGCGAAGAACGCCGAGTTGCCCGAGCATCGCAGGATGGTGTTCCGGATCGGCATCAATATCGGGGACGTGATTATTGAGGGGGCGGAGATCTACGGGGACGGGGTGAACATCGCGGCCCGACTGGAAAGCCTGGCAGATCCCGGAGGCATCTGCATTTCGGGCACAGCCTACGATCAGGTCCGGCGGAAACTGGGCCTGGCCTACGACTTTATGGGGGAGCAACAGGTAAAGAACATCACCGAACCGGTGAGGGCCTACCGGGTATTGTGGCGGGAAGAGGATGTTCAAAAGTGGGTCCGGACAGGCAGCAGGGTCCCCCGTGCCGAATCGGTTCGGAAAGGCGTGAACAACCGGTGGGTGAAACGCATGGTCATAACCTCGTTTTTGATGGTCGTTCTCATGCCGCTGGCCAATCACCTGAACCTGAATGTCCTGACAAAGATATGGCAATGCCGGCTGGCCCTTATCCCCAATTCCATGGACGTAACGGTGGTGACCATGGAGGAGAACGAAAACAAGGAGATGCACATGGCGGCGGGTGAGGATCCGCCGCCTTCTTTTGCCAGAGATCCCAAGCTCTGGCGAAGGTATCATGCCAGGGCGATCCGGAACCTCTACGAGATGGGCGCGGCCGCGGTGGGATTTGATTTCTGGTTTTCACCCCCCTATGATGACGCAACCAGGGAGGCCTCCCGGGAATTTATCAAGGGACTGGAGTGGGCCAAACAGAAGAAGTTCCCGATCATTGTCGGGCAGTTTCAGAATATCCAGGATCCTGAGATCTACAAGCGGGCATCCTGGGGCTATATTTCGGTCTACAGGGACATTACGTGGATCCATGAGGTGATGTATCTGTTATCATGGGACCGACTGGATATCTCGGGAAGCCGGGTCGAAAAGGCGAGTTTTTTTGTGCAGGTCCTGGCCAGAAAACTCGGGTTGGACCCCAGGATAGAGAACGGCAGCGTGCGTCTCATAGGAAAGCCCATTCCAGGAAGGCTCTGGTTGGCCTTTTCCAAAACACCTTTTGACAGGGTTCCTTATCATGAAGTATATAATGGCACGGCCGACAAAACCAGGCTTGACGGCAGGATTGTCCTGATCGGCCTCTCCCTGACCGATACAGACTATTTCATGGTCCCTTACAGCCCCACGGATTTTACGCCCAACGATTCCGGGGATCCATACGGCATGCCCGGTGTGTTTCTTTTTGCCCATGCCATCAACCAGATCGTGAACGGATATTACCCCATCGAGATCAACGACGAATGGTCATGGCCCACGGATGCCAAACGGTTTTCGCTGCTGAATCTGGAAAGTCTCCTGTTTTTACTCCTCGAGACGATCATCACATGCGTCTTCCTCAGCCTCGTGTATGTCCTGGCAGACAGAAAAGAGAACTGGAAGCTGACCCATGGGGCCATGGGACTGGCGGCCATGTTTCTGATCATCGGCCTGGCCGTCACACCTGTCCTTTTCGGCCTGGCCAATTTTCTGTGTGCGTCGATCCTGTTTATCATTATTTGCATGCGAATCAAGCCTGTTCAATCCGGGAGGTGA
- a CDS encoding LysM peptidoglycan-binding domain-containing protein, with protein MDEIVDDLGYTPKGGKTQSSGSTVDPGRFPKFLIPWAIGIFLLVLMIVFFVIGGNGNSTEELASIQADVNKLEERLARLEGLEKLEDRIVHLEKEANRLQQDIRKIIGRDATASPKTSSSAVTQRYHTVRSGESLYTIARKYGISTDRLCKLNNISPKQPIQPGQKLLVGG; from the coding sequence ATGGACGAGATTGTCGATGACCTTGGATATACGCCCAAAGGCGGGAAAACTCAGAGTTCCGGGTCGACCGTCGACCCAGGCCGTTTCCCAAAATTCCTCATTCCATGGGCCATCGGCATCTTTCTACTCGTTCTCATGATTGTTTTCTTCGTGATAGGCGGAAACGGGAACAGTACCGAAGAACTTGCCTCCATACAGGCCGACGTGAACAAGCTTGAAGAGCGGCTGGCCCGTCTGGAAGGGCTTGAAAAACTTGAGGACAGAATCGTACATCTCGAGAAAGAGGCAAACCGGCTGCAACAGGATATCCGGAAAATAATCGGCCGCGACGCCACCGCTTCCCCAAAAACATCATCCTCGGCAGTCACGCAGAGGTATCACACGGTTCGGTCAGGCGAAAGTCTGTACACCATCGCCAGGAAATACGGCATTTCCACGGACCGGTTATGCAAACTGAACAATATCAGCCCCAAACAACCGATCCAGCCGGGCCAGAAGCTCCTGGTGGGAGGGTAG
- a CDS encoding 2-dehydropantoate 2-reductase, with product MNFLVVGPGAMGCLFASRLKKVGHQVTIADYNPERADFINRHGICLEETTGEERVHVQAVTGRIEEEPDVALFCVKANQTREAAEEIASWIHLQTSVLTLQNGLGNLELLEEVFGKGRVLGGVTAEGATLLGPGHARHAGRGQTVIGPAGSADGPVAKIVKAFAGAGFDTRTADDVENLIWGKLIVNVGINALTAITRVKNGRLPAIKGAKTVMKMAVQEAMSVAVARGIRLPYPDPFKRVLEVCRATAENTASMLQDVLAKRVTEIQAINGAIVREGLKFGIPTPVNLTLTSLVEAIQESYDQRVTE from the coding sequence ATGAATTTTTTAGTGGTAGGTCCCGGTGCCATGGGGTGCCTTTTCGCCAGCCGCCTCAAAAAGGTGGGGCATCAGGTGACGATTGCGGATTATAATCCCGAGCGGGCGGATTTCATCAACAGGCATGGTATATGCCTTGAGGAGACGACCGGTGAAGAACGGGTTCATGTCCAGGCGGTCACGGGAAGGATTGAAGAAGAACCGGATGTGGCGCTCTTCTGCGTGAAGGCAAACCAGACACGGGAGGCGGCAGAAGAGATCGCCTCGTGGATTCACCTTCAGACTTCGGTTCTGACCCTTCAAAATGGCCTCGGCAACCTTGAGCTGTTGGAGGAGGTATTCGGGAAGGGAAGGGTATTGGGCGGCGTTACGGCAGAAGGGGCAACACTCCTGGGTCCGGGTCACGCAAGGCACGCAGGACGGGGGCAGACCGTTATCGGGCCTGCAGGGAGCGCGGACGGTCCGGTGGCAAAAATTGTCAAGGCGTTTGCAGGGGCGGGATTCGATACCCGCACCGCCGACGATGTGGAAAACCTTATCTGGGGCAAACTGATCGTGAATGTCGGCATAAACGCACTGACAGCCATCACTCGGGTCAAGAACGGCCGTCTCCCTGCCATAAAGGGGGCGAAAACGGTTATGAAGATGGCGGTTCAGGAGGCCATGAGTGTTGCTGTTGCCAGGGGGATTCGTCTGCCCTACCCGGACCCTTTTAAACGGGTTCTGGAGGTATGCCGCGCTACCGCGGAAAATACGGCCTCCATGCTCCAGGATGTTTTGGCCAAGCGGGTCACTGAGATCCAGGCCATTAACGGGGCTATTGTTCGAGAAGGTCTCAAATTCGGCATCCCGACCCCTGTGAATCTGACCCTGACGTCCCTCGTGGAAGCGATCCAGGAATCCTATGATCAGAGGGTCACCGAGTGA
- the panB gene encoding 3-methyl-2-oxobutanoate hydroxymethyltransferase has translation MARQKVTISYLEKKVSEGRKITMMTAYDYPTASLVDQAEIDTILVGDSLAMVVLGYESTVPVTMDEMLHHCKAVRRGAKLSFIIGDMPFMSYQVSVEKAVENAGRFIKEAGCEAVKLEGGSEMSHVVKAMTDAGIPVCAHIGLTPQTATKLSGFKVQGKDADSANKLVQSAKDLEDAGAFMIVLECIPDQVASKITDSLKIPTIGIGAGKYCDGQVLVYHDLVGLFERFTPKMVKQYVNLAPMIREALIQYRDEVEKGIFPGPEHSFVMKAEESERL, from the coding sequence GTGGCCCGACAAAAAGTGACGATCAGTTATCTTGAGAAAAAAGTGAGCGAAGGAAGGAAGATTACCATGATGACGGCCTATGACTATCCTACGGCCAGTCTGGTGGATCAAGCGGAAATCGATACCATATTGGTGGGAGATTCCCTGGCCATGGTCGTTCTGGGGTATGAATCCACGGTTCCGGTGACCATGGATGAGATGCTCCATCACTGCAAGGCCGTGCGCCGGGGGGCGAAACTGAGCTTTATTATCGGGGATATGCCCTTTATGTCCTATCAGGTGAGCGTGGAGAAGGCGGTGGAGAATGCCGGTCGTTTCATAAAGGAGGCAGGATGCGAGGCGGTGAAACTTGAAGGAGGGTCTGAAATGAGCCACGTAGTGAAGGCCATGACAGATGCAGGGATACCGGTCTGCGCTCACATCGGGCTAACCCCCCAGACGGCCACCAAGCTCAGCGGCTTCAAGGTCCAGGGCAAGGATGCTGACAGTGCGAACAAGCTGGTTCAATCCGCAAAAGACCTTGAAGATGCAGGGGCCTTTATGATCGTCCTGGAATGCATCCCGGACCAGGTCGCTTCCAAGATCACGGATAGTCTGAAGATCCCTACCATCGGAATCGGGGCCGGCAAATACTGTGACGGGCAGGTGCTGGTCTATCATGATCTGGTTGGCCTCTTTGAGCGGTTCACCCCCAAGATGGTCAAACAGTATGTCAACCTGGCCCCCATGATACGGGAGGCCCTTATCCAGTATCGGGACGAGGTGGAGAAGGGGATATTCCCCGGGCCGGAACATAGTTTTGTCATGAAGGCCGAAGAGTCCGAGCGATTGTAG
- a CDS encoding type IV pilus twitching motility protein PilT yields MAQIDAFFKLMHDQGASDLHLMSGQQPVLRIQGDLERVKYKELDNDTLKAMLYEIAPEEKVKVFEESGDVDFAYEIPALARYRANFFEQKNGVGAVFREIPSTVLTCEQLGLPPVVRKLASLPRGLVLVTGPTGSGKSTTLAAIIDEANKTRKDHILTIEDPIEFVHKSSKAIINHREVGLHTRSFSAALRGALREDPDIILVGEMRDLETISLAIEASATGHLVFGTLHTTSAAKTVDRVIEVFPVTQQEQIRNTLADGLRAVVAQNLFKRIDKKARCAALEIMIATPAVRNLIREAKTFQIPSMIQTGKKYGMQTLDDAIMNFLNKKMISADDAYAKSNDKAKFLPFLKNPPTDFTEA; encoded by the coding sequence ATGGCGCAAATCGACGCCTTTTTTAAGCTGATGCATGACCAGGGGGCCTCAGACCTTCACCTGATGTCCGGGCAGCAGCCTGTGCTGCGGATTCAGGGGGATCTGGAGCGGGTAAAATACAAAGAGCTGGATAACGATACCCTAAAGGCCATGCTCTATGAAATTGCGCCGGAAGAGAAGGTTAAGGTCTTTGAGGAAAGCGGAGATGTGGACTTTGCCTATGAGATCCCCGCCCTGGCCCGATACCGGGCCAATTTTTTCGAGCAGAAGAACGGGGTAGGCGCTGTTTTCAGAGAGATACCTTCTACCGTTCTCACCTGCGAACAATTGGGGCTTCCCCCCGTGGTCCGAAAATTGGCCTCCCTGCCGAGGGGGCTGGTCCTGGTTACCGGACCCACCGGGAGCGGTAAATCCACCACTTTGGCGGCCATTATCGACGAGGCCAATAAGACGCGGAAGGATCACATCCTCACCATCGAAGATCCTATTGAATTTGTCCACAAGAGCTCCAAGGCGATCATCAATCATCGTGAAGTGGGTCTTCACACCCGAAGTTTTTCCGCTGCCCTGCGAGGCGCATTGAGGGAAGATCCGGATATCATACTGGTAGGGGAAATGCGCGACCTGGAGACCATTTCACTGGCCATAGAGGCATCCGCCACAGGCCATCTGGTGTTCGGCACGCTTCACACCACCAGTGCGGCAAAGACCGTGGACCGGGTTATAGAGGTTTTTCCCGTAACCCAGCAGGAACAGATTCGAAATACCCTTGCGGACGGCCTCAGGGCGGTGGTTGCGCAAAATCTTTTCAAACGTATCGACAAGAAAGCCCGATGCGCGGCACTCGAAATCATGATCGCAACCCCTGCGGTCCGGAATCTTATCCGGGAAGCGAAGACATTCCAGATCCCTTCAATGATACAGACAGGGAAGAAGTACGGGATGCAGACATTGGACGATGCGATCATGAACTTCCTGAATAAGAAAATGATAAGCGCGGATGACGCCTACGCCAAGTCCAATGATAAGGCCAAATTTCTTCCTTTCTTGAAGAATCCGCCCACTGATTTTACAGAGGCATAA
- a CDS encoding PilT/PilU family type 4a pilus ATPase gives MRPQQIDSILSSMLKSHDNVSDLNMTVGKPFQVESSGQLVPVPLTPAIQRLTPFQTEIFALNLIGGDRRLTQTLLTQGSCDSSYQLAGKARFRVNIFSQKGCYSIVMRQLATSVPTITDLNLPSAFSKMTGEKNGIILVTGATGSGKTTSLAAFLNEINETQSVHVVTLEDPVEYVHSQKRATFNQRELGMDFDSFASGLRSALRQAPKVVLVGEMRDRETVEIGLSAAETGHLVLSTLHTVDAGQTINRIVGMFEQEEEKQIRIRLADTMRWVVCQRLLPKVGGGRVAAFEIMGSNLRVKDTILHGESEGKTYYEIIEGSQPFGMMTFDQSISELYKNGLIEENTAMGYASRKAIVGRAIDTIKSQRGEKTTTIEGLAIDEDYGQENENKRSF, from the coding sequence ATGAGACCGCAGCAGATCGATTCCATCCTGAGTTCCATGTTGAAATCCCACGACAATGTGTCGGACCTTAATATGACCGTAGGCAAGCCCTTTCAAGTGGAATCGTCCGGTCAGTTGGTTCCGGTGCCGCTGACCCCCGCCATTCAGCGCTTGACCCCCTTTCAGACGGAGATATTCGCCCTCAATCTTATCGGCGGCGACCGGCGCCTCACCCAAACCCTTCTGACCCAAGGCTCGTGTGATTCCTCCTACCAATTGGCGGGCAAGGCCCGTTTCAGGGTCAATATCTTTTCCCAGAAGGGTTGCTATTCCATTGTAATGCGCCAATTGGCCACCAGTGTTCCTACCATTACAGACCTGAATCTTCCATCTGCCTTCTCCAAAATGACCGGCGAAAAAAACGGGATCATTCTGGTGACAGGGGCCACCGGGAGCGGAAAGACCACATCCCTCGCGGCCTTTTTGAATGAAATCAACGAAACACAGTCTGTTCACGTGGTCACACTGGAAGACCCGGTAGAATATGTCCATTCCCAGAAGAGGGCCACCTTCAATCAACGGGAACTGGGCATGGACTTTGATTCCTTTGCGTCGGGCCTGAGATCTGCACTCAGACAGGCCCCAAAGGTGGTGCTGGTGGGCGAAATGAGAGACCGGGAGACCGTGGAAATCGGTCTTTCTGCCGCAGAGACCGGGCACCTGGTCCTCAGCACCCTCCATACCGTGGATGCGGGACAGACGATCAACCGGATTGTGGGCATGTTTGAGCAGGAAGAGGAAAAGCAGATACGGATCCGGCTTGCAGATACGATGCGCTGGGTTGTCTGTCAGCGGCTTCTCCCCAAGGTAGGGGGCGGGCGTGTGGCGGCATTTGAAATCATGGGATCCAATCTTCGGGTAAAGGATACGATTCTCCATGGTGAATCCGAAGGCAAGACCTACTATGAAATTATCGAAGGAAGTCAGCCCTTCGGCATGATGACCTTTGATCAATCTATCTCCGAACTCTACAAGAATGGTCTTATTGAAGAAAACACCGCCATGGGGTATGCATCAAGAAAGGCGATCGTAGGCAGAGCAATCGATACCATTAAGTCTCAAAGGGGAGAAAAGACGACCACCATCGAAGGTCTGGCCATTGATGAAGATTATGGACAAGAGAATGAGAATAAAAGGTCTTTCTGA
- a CDS encoding zinc-ribbon domain-containing protein codes for MELVCESCKAKLNIPEEKLPPGQRVSVRCPRCKNKLVIDTKTVASEGASPPAQVSRKAEGPTADTAVPSVEQEYDSSTSEIYGLDDTEADSALDSYEEGDKLALLMTADDLRLETMKAALDALGYNTIRAENTREAVSKMRFLNFDLVILSDLFDNIRLQQSPILQYLNHLSMSVRRKMFVVLMSDTFRTMDPMSAFAMSANLVANWKDLGRFSNILARAVSENANFYKVFMDTLRETGKA; via the coding sequence ATGGAACTCGTATGCGAATCGTGCAAGGCCAAATTGAATATTCCCGAGGAAAAGCTCCCCCCGGGACAGCGGGTAAGCGTCAGATGTCCCCGTTGTAAGAACAAGCTGGTCATCGATACCAAGACGGTGGCATCCGAGGGCGCATCTCCCCCGGCGCAGGTCTCCAGGAAAGCAGAAGGTCCCACGGCGGATACAGCCGTGCCATCAGTGGAACAGGAATATGATTCATCCACTTCCGAAATATACGGTCTTGACGACACAGAGGCAGACAGTGCTCTGGATTCCTATGAAGAGGGGGACAAGCTGGCCCTTCTCATGACGGCCGACGACCTTCGTCTGGAAACGATGAAGGCGGCCCTCGACGCATTGGGCTACAATACGATTCGAGCCGAAAACACCCGTGAGGCCGTGTCCAAGATGCGATTCCTAAACTTTGATCTGGTCATACTATCCGACCTTTTCGACAATATCCGGCTTCAACAAAGTCCTATCCTCCAATATCTCAACCATCTCTCCATGTCTGTCCGCAGAAAGATGTTTGTTGTCTTGATGAGCGACACGTTCCGGACCATGGATCCCATGTCGGCATTTGCCATGAGCGCCAATCTGGTCGCGAACTGGAAAGATCTGGGCAGGTTTTCAAACATATTGGCACGGGCCGTGTCGGAGAATGCGAATTTCTACAAGGTCTTTATGGATACCTTGAGGGAAACAGGAAAGGCCTGA
- a CDS encoding galactokinase, which translates to MILVKDLLSKQSVVASAPCRIDSGGTWDIKALALPLERIQPTTVNIALTLRTSASLHPYEAGRVKISSVGFGAPEIFPIDRLPFDTRFGLFFAAVSFFGFHGLEVKINSQSPVRSALGGSSTALVALISALSKTASYLGRKDLSRKEILHAGYHLEDGVSGGNCGIQDQAAAVYGGVQHWEWSYGSHKTLFRRRALLDRKGQAVLSRHLLVAYSGKRHTASSTNRRWIRDFLSGRTRTGWLKVNETVRRFGRAVEARDWSQAAALIREEMSVRREITPEALTPVTEELIETAENAGCGARFTGAGAGGSLWAIGDVDRIDTLRRIWETRLVKIKGAAILDCQVDPSGVKQESDIESR; encoded by the coding sequence ATGATTCTGGTAAAAGACCTCCTCTCAAAACAGTCTGTGGTGGCATCGGCGCCCTGTCGCATCGATTCAGGAGGCACCTGGGACATCAAGGCCCTGGCGCTTCCCCTTGAGAGGATTCAACCGACGACGGTCAATATCGCCCTTACCCTGCGGACCTCCGCGTCGCTCCACCCCTATGAGGCGGGCCGGGTGAAGATCAGCTCCGTCGGCTTTGGTGCGCCGGAGATCTTCCCCATTGACAGGCTCCCTTTTGACACCCGGTTCGGGCTCTTTTTTGCTGCTGTTTCTTTTTTCGGCTTCCACGGGTTGGAGGTGAAAATCAATTCTCAATCCCCTGTGAGGTCGGCCCTGGGAGGATCCAGCACGGCGCTCGTGGCCCTCATCAGCGCCCTGTCAAAGACGGCTTCATACCTTGGCCGAAAAGATCTCTCAAGAAAGGAGATCCTTCATGCGGGATATCATCTGGAAGATGGGGTCAGCGGCGGCAACTGCGGGATTCAGGATCAGGCCGCCGCGGTCTATGGAGGCGTGCAGCATTGGGAATGGTCTTATGGAAGCCATAAGACCTTGTTCAGAAGGCGGGCGCTTCTGGACCGGAAAGGACAGGCCGTTCTTTCCAGACATCTTCTGGTCGCATACAGCGGAAAGCGTCATACAGCGTCGAGTACGAACCGTCGCTGGATCAGGGATTTTCTTTCGGGCAGAACACGGACGGGATGGCTTAAGGTCAACGAGACCGTGCGCCGGTTCGGTCGGGCCGTTGAAGCGAGGGACTGGAGTCAGGCGGCGGCCTTGATTCGGGAAGAGATGTCTGTCAGGAGGGAGATCACGCCCGAGGCCCTCACACCGGTAACAGAGGAACTGATAGAAACGGCGGAGAATGCAGGGTGTGGGGCCAGATTCACGGGGGCGGGCGCAGGAGGTTCCCTATGGGCCATAGGCGATGTGGATCGGATTGACACGTTGAGACGCATTTGGGAAACCCGTCTGGTGAAAATTAAAGGCGCCGCCATTCTTGATTGCCAAGTCGATCCGTCAGGGGTGAAGCAGGAATCCGATATTGAATCCAGATGA
- a CDS encoding NUDIX hydrolase, whose translation MSTKTLERVTLHQGRVFRLVQETVALENGVTVDLDIVRHPGAAAMVPLTQNKTLLMIRQYRHAMGGFIWEIPAGTLDPNETPLDCAKRELVEEIGYSGDIWHKLGEITPVPGYSDERIHIFCVTDLTPARQHLDRDEILHVHEVGFEDAVEMVQRGEIGDAKTIAALFMTRLWLDQDLEAPPDSTD comes from the coding sequence ATGAGTACAAAAACCCTTGAGCGTGTTACCCTTCACCAGGGAAGAGTATTCAGGCTTGTACAGGAGACGGTTGCGCTGGAAAACGGCGTCACCGTTGATCTGGATATTGTCCGTCATCCCGGGGCCGCGGCCATGGTCCCTCTGACGCAAAACAAGACCCTGCTGATGATCCGGCAATACCGTCATGCAATGGGGGGATTTATCTGGGAGATCCCTGCCGGGACACTGGACCCCAATGAAACGCCCCTGGACTGTGCGAAACGGGAACTGGTTGAAGAGATCGGATATTCAGGCGATATATGGCACAAATTGGGGGAAATCACCCCGGTGCCCGGATACTCGGATGAGCGAATCCATATCTTCTGTGTGACCGATCTGACCCCTGCAAGGCAGCATCTGGATAGAGATGAGATCCTTCACGTCCACGAGGTCGGGTTCGAGGACGCAGTTGAGATGGTGCAAAGGGGGGAGATAGGGGATGCAAAGACCATAGCCGCGCTTTTTATGACAAGGCTGTGGCTGGATCAGGACCTGGAGGCGCCTCCTGATTCAACTGACTGA
- a CDS encoding protein-L-isoaspartate(D-aspartate) O-methyltransferase — translation MVKAYLWYLFLFFLVPCGFSTCLAQEARDFAHYREVMVESQIIDRGIKDREVIRAMKTVPRHLFVPEKYRGSAYADHPLPIGEGQTISQPYIVAFMTEALRLTPEDKVLEIGTGSGYQAAVLAEIVKDVYSIEIVEILGKRARQTLAELGYTNIHIRIGDGHKGWPGKAPFDAVIVTCAPEKVPEPLIAQLKEGGRMIIPVGGAGTVQRLEIGVKTGGRLQKEEAMRVRFVPMVGNKE, via the coding sequence ATGGTAAAGGCATATTTATGGTATCTGTTTCTTTTCTTTCTTGTCCCGTGCGGTTTTTCTACCTGCCTCGCCCAGGAAGCAAGGGATTTCGCCCATTACCGGGAGGTCATGGTAGAGTCGCAGATTATCGACCGGGGGATAAAAGACCGGGAGGTCATACGGGCCATGAAAACGGTGCCCAGGCATCTTTTTGTACCCGAAAAATATCGGGGGTCGGCATATGCCGACCATCCTCTTCCCATCGGTGAAGGCCAGACCATCTCCCAGCCCTATATCGTCGCCTTCATGACAGAGGCGCTGAGACTCACGCCGGAGGACAAGGTCCTTGAAATCGGTACGGGGTCCGGGTATCAGGCTGCGGTTCTGGCGGAGATCGTCAAGGATGTATACTCCATTGAGATCGTGGAAATCTTGGGAAAAAGGGCCAGGCAAACCTTGGCCGAATTGGGGTATACAAACATCCACATCAGGATCGGAGATGGCCACAAGGGGTGGCCCGGGAAAGCCCCCTTTGACGCCGTCATCGTCACATGCGCCCCTGAAAAGGTCCCTGAGCCCCTGATTGCGCAGTTGAAGGAAGGGGGCCGCATGATCATCCCGGTGGGGGGGGCAGGGACCGTTCAGAGATTGGAGATCGGCGTTAAGACGGGGGGACGGCTCCAAAAGGAAGAAGCAATGCGGGTTCGTTTTGTGCCGATGGTCGGGAATAAGGAGTGA